A single genomic interval of Gopherus evgoodei ecotype Sinaloan lineage chromosome 11, rGopEvg1_v1.p, whole genome shotgun sequence harbors:
- the TMEM37 gene encoding voltage-dependent calcium channel gamma-like subunit — protein MTAIAVQAQRLLAHRRPKKSFFETFIRSLIILCVAIAVVLSSVSVCDGHWLFAKGQLFGLWHFCTVGNSTILKCVTDLNQASVEGINFGMILARSVVSLAVVVAIFGLELLMVSQVCEDTNSRRKWSMGSILILLSFLLSSSGVLSFLILLKDYITFMGFTLTFWCEFIAACLFFLNGMSGLHINNITYPWNRARKF, from the coding sequence GCACAGAGGTTGCTTGCTCACAGAAGACCCAAGAAATCATTTTTTGAGACTTTCATCAGAAGCCTCATTATTTTGTGCGTGGCAATAGCAGTTGTCCTGTCATCAGTTTCAGTTTGCGATGGCCACTGGCTTTTTGCAAAAGGACAGTTGTTTGGACTGTGGCACTTCTGCACCGTAGGCAACAGTACCATATTGAAATGTGTCACTGATCTGAATCAGGCCAGTGTGGAAGGGATTAATTTTGGAATGATTCTTGCAAGAAGTGTGGTGTCTCTTGCTGTGGTTGTAGCAATATTTGGCCTGGAACTTCTGATGGTCTCCCAAGTCTGTGAAGACACTAATTCAAGACGAAAATGGTCAATGGGATCAATCCTTATTCTTCTCTCATTTCTCCTGTCCTCCAGTGGAGTCCTGAGTTTTTTAATCCTCCTGAAGGACTACATTACCTTCATGGGCTTCACACTGACCTTTTGGTGTGAGTTCATTGCTGCCTGCCTTTTCTTCCTTAATGGAATGAGCGGACTTCACATTAACAACATAACATACCCATGGAACAGAGCAAGAAAATTCTAG